TTGTTGTTGCTGTCGGCATGACCCGCTTAAAAACAATGAAACTCCTATAAAGATTACGATTGTTCCTAATGTCAAGTTTTTCATTTCCCAAGAACCTCCTGCTTGTGCCGTGTTTCACACGATTTAACCATTTCCCGTGTTATATTGGCAATTTGTGCCGTAGGTATATAAATATCGCATTTCTTCCATCCTGTATTTTTTTCCTCGCTCCATTCGGGAGTGCCAAACAATCCAAGGCATTTTTTTCTGCATTCCTTATAATAAACTTTTGTATCTATCCGATTAAGGCCGCTGGATGTTCGGTTCATCGCATTTGCTATATTATTCATAGCGTCCGCGATTCCAGGCGTGTTCATGAGTTCCTTGGTAGTTTTCATGGCGTTATCCAAAACATCGGGAGCTAAAAGCAGAACCGGCATTGAAAATACCCCATCAACTGTGACAAAGTAAACCATCCCGCCAACGACAAACGCCAATTGTGCAATTTGCGCACCCTTTTGAGCGGCAAAAAGTTTCTTCATGGCATCTTGCATCTCCGGTCTATTTCGAAAACCACCCACACTTGCCTCAATATTCGTAATGCTCTTTTCACCGAGCGTGCACAATCCGAGCATATCAATCCTTGAAATTGCAGAGTTCTGCGAAAACACATACAAGTTCGCGCCACCATTTTCACTTAGGGGGTCCCTGTTTAACCAGCGACCTGAAGTTGGGTCATAAAACCTGAAACCGTAATAATACAATCCTGATGCGGCATCAACCGGCTTAGTGCTGAAACGCCAGACATTGTTGTTGGCCCATAACCCAGTGCCTACAGTGGTGTTTCCAAATGGGTCGTATTCGTAATGGGCTTGCATGTTGCCACCATTATCAAGCATCTCGCTAACATTTCCGTTGCCATCAAAAGTGAAGTATTTCGCTGTCTCGCCTTCCTTGGCACTGAGCAAACCGCCGACGCCACCGACTCCTTGGACGGCGTTGCTCAAGTCGAGACCCCAGACGTAGGAACAAGCCAGTGCCGGCAGGATGCCTGCGCTCCCAGTGGTGTATTCGGCGATAACATTCCAGCCGTCGTAGAGGTAAAAGCGGTCGGCGGTTTGCTCCCATGAGGCGAGCGGGTTGGCCCGCGAGAACTCCGTTCTCCGCACGCGGCGACTCTGTCCGTCATAGGCATAGGCGACGCGGGTGGCGTCCGTTTCCACGGCAATCAAACGGTTTTCGGCGTCCCATGCGAAGGCGCGGCCCGTGCCGTCGGCGAGCATGTTGCCGTCCAAATCATACGAGGGGCTGACGGGCGCCGCTTGCGGTGCCCCTACGTGAGTGTATTGATTGAGCGTGTTGGCGGTGTAGTCGCGTGGGCCGAAAGCATCCTGCGAGGTTTGGCGGTTGCCGATGCCGTCAAAGGTGTAGGCGGTGTTTAGGGACGGGCGCTGCGTGTTGATTGAGCCTATCACCTCGCCTCGTGAGTTATAGGTAAACGCGTCGGTGCTCGGCGTGGCAAAGGCTGTGCCGGTTTGTTCGCGGACGGTGCGCTGGCCGATGGCGTTCACCGTGTAAATGTGCTGCGAAATGGTCGTCGTGCCAACCTTGTTTTCCTTTTTTACCAGCACGTCACGGTTTGTCTCGTAGGTGTTTAGAACGGTGTGAGCAGGGCCGGTTACGCTGGCGATGAGATTGCTGTCGGGGAGGTAGGCGTAGGTGAAGGTTTCCTCGGGTTGCGGCTCGCCGGGGACGGCTCGCCCTACCTGATTGATGCGCCCGGCAGAGTCGTGGGCGTAGGTAACGGCATGCGTGTCGTCCAACTGAGTTTTGATTAGACGCCCCAATGAATCATATTCGCGGCTGAGAGTGGCGTTGAACAGGCCGGAGTGGGTTTCGCTTTCCAATGCCCCGTCCGACGCACGGTAGGAGTAGGCTCGGGTGCCCGCGCCGTCGGTCACGCTGATCTGGCGTCCGAGCCGGTCATAAGTATAATTCACGTCCGGCGTGGCGTCACTGTAATCCACCGACGCCAATTCGCCTGCGTTTGTATAAGAGTAGGTTGTGGTGAGCGGCTGGTTGTCCAGGCCAGGTCTTGCCCATGTGCGCGTGAGCAAACGTCCACCGAGTGAGTAAGTATAGCTTGGGCCATGCCCATCGGCGTATTGCTTTTGCAACAGCCTTCCTCCGGTGTCATAAATCCATGCTGTGATTTGCGGGGCCACGCCGTCGCCGTCCTTGAAAGTGTGCAGCTCTGCTTGGTTGCCGAGGACGTCAAACACATAGGCCACCGTGTATTGCTGCGCGCCCCATTTTTTGATCACACGGCCCTGCTGGTCGTAGTCAGTGAACTGTTCCGTGCCGTCGGGCAGTGTGATTTTTATGACCCGCCCCATACTGTCGTGGGTGTAAGCAGTCTCGCTGCCGTCGGGTGTGGTGATTTTTGTCAACTGTCCGGCAGTGTCATACTCCATCGTTGTCGTCCCAAGCCGTGCGTCCGTCTGCGTGATGGCACGTCCGAGCGCGTCATGCGTGAAATCGGTGCGCGACAGTCGCACACTGTTCGCATCATCGCTCTGCTGCGACACCATCAGCCCGCCCACATACGTCGCCACCGTCGTCACCCCGCCGGGTGCGGTGCTCGTCACGGTGTAATCGCCGTTGATCGAGCGTGTCACCACGCTCGCGCGCACGCGGCCAAAACTTTCGCTGCGCGTCTTCAAATCATCGAGACTCCGCACGTCCACTGATGTCACCAACGGCTCCGCCGAACCATCTTCAGGGTAGCCCAAGTTCGTTATTTCCTCCGATGGACCGAACTCCGTATCGTTTATATACTGCTTCAAAATTTCTGTGACGCGGTCCGGACCGGCGAGGTCGATGGTTCCATTATTATTCAAGTCGAGGGCAACGCGGGTTTGCTCGCCGAGATTATTATACGCATAAAGGGTGGTGAGTCCGTCGGCATCGGTCGTGGATTCGATCTGCCCTTTGACGTTGTAGTGGGTGGTGGTGACGGCAAGCGCGCCGTTGCCGAGGTGGGTTTCGGTTTTCACGACGCGGCCTAGGCGGTCGGAGTAGGTTTTTGTCCATGTGTCGCTGTCGGCGGGGCCAGTGCGTTCCAAGCGCCAGAGGCCGTCCGTCCACGTGCCGTATTCGTAGTGCTTCTCGGTTTGGGCGGTGCCGTGGGCGTGGCGGACTTGGCCGTCGAGATGGTATTCGGCGACGAGCGTTGAGCCGTCGGGATTGATGATGGTTTCAGTGCGGCGTCCGGTGGTTGTGTCTATTTCTTTTTCGTATTGGGTGGCGGCGGGCTGGGCGGTGCCATCGCGCGCGGGCTCGGTGAGGAGGATAATGTCGCCGAAGCCGTTGCGAAAGGTCTCAGTGGTGCGCGTGAGGGTGCCGCTGGTGGTGACGGCACTGACGTGGTTTTCGCCGTGCTGGTAGGTGGTGACTATCTGGGGCTGACCGGGGTAGCCGGTCTCGGTGCTGACGAGGCGGTCGAGTGCGTCGTAGGTGTTGCGGGTTTCGCGCCCGTCGCGGTCGCGCTCGTAGTGGGTGTTGCCGCAGGTGCCGCATTCCGCGCTTTGGCGGATGGCGTAGTCGGTCGGGTCGTTGTTGTAATAATATTTGACGACGCGGCCCCGCGCGTCGGTGGCGTCCGTGCCGGTGGCGGCGGTGCGGCGGCTGATTTCGATGCCGCTGGCGATGTCGGTGACGATTTCCTCCTGAAGCTCGCCGTTGGCGCGGAGGGTGGTCACGGTGCGGGTGCCGTCGGTGACGCCCCCGGCGAGGGTGCCGGAGCCGGCGTCCTTGGTGGTCACGAGACTGCCATCGGAGAGTTGGGCGTAGGTGCAGAGGCTGAGGGTGCCGTCGGAACGCTCCTCGGATTTCAACCGTCCGCGACGGTATATCTGGCTGTCGGTGGCGCTGTGATAGACGCGGCGGGTGACGAGGGTCTGTTTGGAGGCGTCGGGCCATTCGGTGTGGGTTTCCACGAGATTGCCGGCGGCGTCATTGCGGCGGTCGGTGCTGTTGGCGTAAACGAGTTTGCCCGCGACGAGGCGGTTTTGCAGTTCCTTGGTCTTAAGGTTACGGTTCTCGATGCGCTGGGTGACGTAGGCGGCGGATTCGTCGCCGTAGGCGCTGTCGAGCCAGGGGCTGATCTCGGTGACATAGACGCTGTCGCCGAGAAAGGGGTGGTATTTGTAGAGTTTCCAAAAACCATCCCAGCGGCGGTAGCTTTGCACGTAGCCGTAGGCGGCCTCGTTGGTGTGGTCGGTATAAAAAGTCCACCGGTCGGTGCGGGTCTGCCCGTCTGCGGTGCGGACGCGCTCAAGCAGCACGGTTTCGCCGGGGCGGTAAACGGCGCATTTCTCGGTGGCGAGGGAGACTTCGTGGAGGACGCCGTCGCTGCCGGCCTCCTCCACGACGCGGGTCTGGGTGTATTCGCCGTGGGGGTTGCCGGTGGGGACGCGGTCGGTGAGGGTTTCGCGGCGCAGGAGTTGTTTGTCCGCGTCGGAAAGCTGCCCGGCGTAGATTTCCATCGTCCACTGGGTGTCGCCCTCGGTGTAGAGGATGGTTTTACGGCGGGGAGCGTTGTCGGTGACGTAGTAGTCTTCTTCGAGGATTTCGAGGCGTCCGGCGAGGGTGGCCCCGTCAGGGTTGCGGAGGGTCACGCGCTTGAGCAGCGAGCCGGACGGGAGCGCGGCAGTGTTGTAATAACCACCGGAGAGGGCCGGGCGCGTGTCGGCGCGATAGATGCTGAGAGTGTAACCGGTGCCCTCGGCGGCGGGCAGCGCAATGATGTCGGTGATCTGGCGCTTGGTGATGACCTGACGGAGATAAACGCTTTCGCTGCGGGTTTCCCCAGCGGGCTGATTTTTAATGATTTCGGCAGTGAGCGGGCGCTGGTAAACGGCGGCGTTTTTAAGCGTGGCGTGCTCGATGTGGAACATGAAGCCGTCCTTGTGCAGGATGCCATTGGCGAGGTAGTCGGCGGCTCCGAGACCAAGCTCGTATTTGGCACTGCGAAGAGACGCGCCGGAGGTGAGCAAGTCGCATTTTTTGGGGTTGGTGGGATCGTCATCGTCGGGATTGTCGCACTGCCCCTCGTCCTCGGCTCCGCCGGCAAGGCCGGAGCCGCTGCATGGCGGCGGTGGTGGCGGCGGCGGTTCGACAGGCACATTCGCGGCATGCGCACGAAGTGCCAAAGACGCGAACAGGATGGCGATTAGCAGGCGACTGGTGATGCGGGCGGGCTTCATGGATTTTGAATAAATGGCGGATTTGTTTGATTAGATCGCTGGTTTGAAAACGAATTATGCGCAGTCAAATGCGTGGAAGTTTTTTGAGGGCGGCCTCGGCGGTTTTGTTGAGAGGGAAGGACTGCGTATCGGCGGCAATGGGTTCAAGCCATTCGCGGTCGGTCGCGCCGCCCGCGATGCTCACAAGGTAAATCGAGGCCATGCGGAGGGAGAGCGGGGTTTGCGGGTCGCGCGCAAGCGTCCGGGCGGTGTCGAGGGGGGCATCGTCGTGAAGCTGGCCGCACACGCCGAGGGCGGTGGCGCGGTTTTCAGACAACGCGGTATCATCAAGGGCAACGGCGCGGGCGATGGCGGCAAGATCAACGGCGGGGGCCGGCGCGATGGGTTCGGCGATGTCGTGCTCGCGATTGTAGGCGTTGGTGTCGGCGACGTTGGCGAGGGCATTGAGCGCAGCCCCGCAGAAGCGGCTCTTGCCATCGCGCGCGAGGCGTGCGAGCGTGGCGGTGAGGCGTTCCCGTTCGGCGGCGGTGATGGAGACAACCGAGCCGGGCGCGGGGGTGTGCAGCACGCCCATGTGCTGCACGGCGTATTCGCGGAGAATGGGGCCGCGGTCCTCGTCTTCGTAGAGGGCATAAACGGTCGCGACGAGCCCGGCGGGGCAGACCGGTTGCGCACATTGGAGGCGGAGGATGTCGTTGACCACCCACGGCCATCTGGAGACGGGGATGTTGTCCGGGCGCGGTGCGAGGATGTAAGCTTGCATCGCAGCGCAATCGGCGGCAGCGAGCGGCGCGCCTTGCAAGCGGGGCATCAGCACGGCGATTTTCTGCTCGGCGGCGGGCGTGCGCGTTTCATCGAGCAGCGCGGCGATGTCGGGCGAAATGCCCGTTGGCACGGCAGGCGCATCCATTATCGGAAAGACGGCAACGGCACATGCGAACCATACGACGCGGATGGGTGAGCTTACCATGACATCACCGCCCTTCCCTGATCATCATAAAGGATCGCCGTATGGCACGCGCTTGTTCCTGTTGTAAGGTAGTAGATTTCAAGCACGCCGCTGACAAAATCAGATTTTTCAAACCGTGTCCTGCGGCTTCCATCAAGCGCCGTGACGCCACCGCCAAAGGCATTCATTATTAGATACCATCCATCGGGGAGCTCATCCGTTATAAACGTGACCTTCACTACTTTTTCCCCTGTCGCCAAGGTAAAGACAGCCGGCATCATTCCCCAATCGCACGGGCGCAGAAAGGAGCGCGGTGATTCGACCGCGACAGTGCCGAGGATCGTGCCACTGGGAGCACCAGTGCGGGCCACGATGCGCCCGGCAGCGCTGCTTGTGGATTTGATGTCAAGGGTGGTGCTTGATGATACGCTGGCGGAAACACCGCTGATGCCCGCATCCGCCGACATGGCTATCGGGCCGCTGTCAACAGTGACGGCGAGCGGGGTATTGTAGTTGCCAGTGAAGGTGACAAGCGGTCCTCCGTCGAGCGTGACCGCGCGGGCCTGCACTTCGAGCGTGTTGGACACCGGGGCATTGCCAGTCTCGGAAAGTGTGGCGGTGATTTGATACACGCCCGCCTCGGCGAAACAATATTCAAGCGGCGCGGCGACGGTGGTGGTGAGTGTCTCAGTTATGCCAGCAGGCGTGGTGATTGCCAGGGTAACGGCGGCATCACTGGGAGTTGCTTCCTCACACGCGGTCAGAAGCAGGCGGTCATGGCGGCGAAGAATAAAGGGGGCTGTATCAGTGAGAATGTTAGTCGGCACCCATGTGATCGCACAGTTTTCGTCTGTCAGGCCCTGGGCAAAATTGGCGGAAACGGAAACAGCTGTCTCCGGCACGAGCGGGATATTCGCATACCAGCGCCCCCTGAGTTGCGGCAGGACCTGGACAGGCTCGCCCGCGATGGAGAGTTGCAAGTCACCGGGCATCCATTCGCCACCTTCAAGGCAATAGGGGGACACCTTGCTTTGCACCGCACCCTGTGCGTCCATGCCGCAAAGCGAGGCGATGGTGTCTCGCTGGGTTTGCGGCAACTCCGACACGGTGACGGGGGTGATTTCAAGATTGTTTATTTGCAGCGTGCGTTGAAGCGAACTGCTCAACTGATGGAACCGGATGCGATGCACGCCGGGCACCGCGAGATGGAAGAACTGGCTGAGGTTTTGATATTGCGCAGTGCTGGTGACAGTATGCCGGCCAATCCAAATGTCATCCATCCATATATCCAGTTGGATAGGCCCAAAAACATTCTTATGGAACACGGGAGAAACAACCAAATCGCAACGATAATCGCCCGCCGAGGAAACGGAAAAGGCATATTCGGCACCTGCGGAAACATCCAGAAAAGTCAGGCCGGATCCTCCAATGGAGAAGTTTTCCCCTCCGATAGGGACAAATACATCAAGGCCGGGGGTTGTGATGGTCGCTTCATTGCTATAGAGAATCGCGCCGTGTAGATTGCGCGCACGGATGCGGTAACGATAAGTTTGGCTTAAGCCTCCAACTGTGTCCATATAGGTAAAGCTATCACGTTTGGAGAAAAGCGGCGTCCATGTGCCATCGTTGTTTTGTCGTTCCACGGTATAATCAATCCACGAGTAAGGAAACCCTGTCCATGCCAGCCTTGCCTTGGAGGAGCTTTGCAATGTCACGGAAAGAGTGATCTCTCCGGAAAGCGATACCCCTCCATCAAGGGTGTTCTTTAATACCAAATAATTATTAACGATGGCGCGTTCCTCTTCGCTAAGCACTTTGTCGAAGACGAGCACCTCGGCGACGCCGCCGTCGAAACCATGGTTGCCGTTGCTGCCGAGCAAGGGTGCGCTGTGCCAGTAAGCAGTATTGGACGTGGAATAAGCCTGCTGCGTGCCGTCGATGCGGGCCATCCATTCGCCAGCCTTGCTCGATACATTATAGACGTGCCACTGCGTGATATTGATCGCCGGTGTGGCAAGGCTGCGCTGCGTATTGGTGCCAAAGTCCTCGTAAAGCGTGCCATTGGTGTGGGGATAGTAATTGTAGCTGGAAGAGCCCACGCGCCACAATCCACGCGAGGCGGAGGGCTGTGCGGAGGAAGCTTTCAGCACGACGAACGCCTCGCCCTCGGTAGCACCGTTCATGAAGTTGGGCAACCCGAGATGCTGGTTTTTCGTGGCGTCGAAATGCACCGCGATGCCACCGCTTTCATCCTGCGTGACCAAAGGGGCATTAACCGGTGCCGGTGCAACCGCGCCATTGAGGTTCCCGCTTTGATCGGCCCATGCGCCCAAGGTGCCCGGGAGTAGCGTATCGGCTTTCAACCAAAGGCGAAGGCTTTCCACTGGGAGGAGTGCGCCTGAACTGTCCGACACGGCGGTGATGGTGGCTTCGTTACTCCATTCACTGACGGCGGTGGCGCTGCGCGCACGAACGCGATAAGTATATTCCGTTTCAGCTTCAAGCGTGCTGTCGAGGTGGGAAAGCCCGCTGGCGGTGGTGATGGTAGCGTAACCGCCACCGCTGGTTCTGCGTTGGATTTCATAAGCAACCCACGCGGAGGGCACGGCATTCCATTTGAGGCTGGCCTGGGTCGCACCCAAGACCCGCGCGGTCAGGTTTTCTGGTGAGGCCAGCGTGTCGTCCGTGCCGGCAAGCCGGTGTTTTCCGGCGAGATAATTCTGCACGGTGGCGCGCTCGGCGGCGGTGAGCACCTTGTCGAAGACGAGCACCTCGGCGATGTCGCCGTCGAAGCCACGGCTGCCGGTGCTGCCGAGCAAGGGTGAGCTGTGCCAGTAAACAGTATTGGACGCGGAATGAATCTGCTGCGTGCCGTTGATGCGAGCCATCCATTCCTCGGCTTTGCTTGACACGTTATAGACATGCCACTGTGCGATATTCGCCGCTGGCGCACCAAGGCTGCGCTGCGTATTGGTGCCAAAGTCCTCGTAAAGCGTGCCGTTGGTGTGGGGATAGTAATTGTAGCTGGAAGAGCCCATGCGCCACAATCCACGCGAGGCGGAGGGCTGCGCGGAGGAAGCTTTCAGCACGACGAACGCCTCGCCCTCGGCAGCGCCGTTCATGAAATTGGGCAGCCCGAGATGCTGGTTTTTCGTGGCGTCGAAATGCACCGCGATGCCATCGCTTTCATCCTGCGTGACCAAAGGGGCATTAACCGGT
This genomic stretch from Termitidicoccus mucosus harbors:
- a CDS encoding RHS repeat-associated core domain-containing protein; translated protein: MKPARITSRLLIAILFASLALRAHAANVPVEPPPPPPPPCSGSGLAGGAEDEGQCDNPDDDDPTNPKKCDLLTSGASLRSAKYELGLGAADYLANGILHKDGFMFHIEHATLKNAAVYQRPLTAEIIKNQPAGETRSESVYLRQVITKRQITDIIALPAAEGTGYTLSIYRADTRPALSGGYYNTAALPSGSLLKRVTLRNPDGATLAGRLEILEEDYYVTDNAPRRKTILYTEGDTQWTMEIYAGQLSDADKQLLRRETLTDRVPTGNPHGEYTQTRVVEEAGSDGVLHEVSLATEKCAVYRPGETVLLERVRTADGQTRTDRWTFYTDHTNEAAYGYVQSYRRWDGFWKLYKYHPFLGDSVYVTEISPWLDSAYGDESAAYVTQRIENRNLKTKELQNRLVAGKLVYANSTDRRNDAAGNLVETHTEWPDASKQTLVTRRVYHSATDSQIYRRGRLKSEERSDGTLSLCTYAQLSDGSLVTTKDAGSGTLAGGVTDGTRTVTTLRANGELQEEIVTDIASGIEISRRTAATGTDATDARGRVVKYYYNNDPTDYAIRQSAECGTCGNTHYERDRDGRETRNTYDALDRLVSTETGYPGQPQIVTTYQHGENHVSAVTTSGTLTRTTETFRNGFGDIILLTEPARDGTAQPAATQYEKEIDTTTGRRTETIINPDGSTLVAEYHLDGQVRHAHGTAQTEKHYEYGTWTDGLWRLERTGPADSDTWTKTYSDRLGRVVKTETHLGNGALAVTTTHYNVKGQIESTTDADGLTTLYAYNNLGEQTRVALDLNNNGTIDLAGPDRVTEILKQYINDTEFGPSEEITNLGYPEDGSAEPLVTSVDVRSLDDLKTRSESFGRVRASVVTRSINGDYTVTSTAPGGVTTVATYVGGLMVSQQSDDANSVRLSRTDFTHDALGRAITQTDARLGTTTMEYDTAGQLTKITTPDGSETAYTHDSMGRVIKITLPDGTEQFTDYDQQGRVIKKWGAQQYTVAYVFDVLGNQAELHTFKDGDGVAPQITAWIYDTGGRLLQKQYADGHGPSYTYSLGGRLLTRTWARPGLDNQPLTTTYSYTNAGELASVDYSDATPDVNYTYDRLGRQISVTDGAGTRAYSYRASDGALESETHSGLFNATLSREYDSLGRLIKTQLDDTHAVTYAHDSAGRINQVGRAVPGEPQPEETFTYAYLPDSNLIASVTGPAHTVLNTYETNRDVLVKKENKVGTTTISQHIYTVNAIGQRTVREQTGTAFATPSTDAFTYNSRGEVIGSINTQRPSLNTAYTFDGIGNRQTSQDAFGPRDYTANTLNQYTHVGAPQAAPVSPSYDLDGNMLADGTGRAFAWDAENRLIAVETDATRVAYAYDGQSRRVRRTEFSRANPLASWEQTADRFYLYDGWNVIAEYTTGSAGILPALACSYVWGLDLSNAVQGVGGVGGLLSAKEGETAKYFTFDGNGNVSEMLDNGGNMQAHYEYDPFGNTTVGTGLWANNNVWRFSTKPVDAASGLYYYGFRFYDPTSGRWLNRDPLSENGGANLYVFSQNSAISRIDMLGLCTLGEKSITNIEASVGGFRNRPEMQDAMKKLFAAQKGAQIAQLAFVVGGMVYFVTVDGVFSMPVLLLAPDVLDNAMKTTKELMNTPGIADAMNNIANAMNRTSSGLNRIDTKVYYKECRKKCLGLFGTPEWSEEKNTGWKKCDIYIPTAQIANITREMVKSCETRHKQEVLGK